The following are encoded together in the Pungitius pungitius chromosome 7, fPunPun2.1, whole genome shotgun sequence genome:
- the LOC134132187 gene encoding thyrotropin-releasing hormone receptor-like yields MNQEKPQLALLISSVLLLAICASGIVGNVMVVLAVLTTKHMRTPTNCYLVSLAVADLMVLTAAGLPAFTDSIFGSWVFGYYGCLGITYFQYLGINASSCSITAFTIERYIAICHPIKAQFLCTLSRAKKIILVVWAFTSLYCVMWFYLSDLQQLVYDNVTIIACGYRVPRKLYVPVYFFDFAVFFVVPLLLSAVLYGLIGRILFLNPLPSDPKDKKKKKKKTKKNAPSNGANDTRNSCRNSRHSRSTATSRRQVGATCVRLKTRESKTSTNMRTIFLT; encoded by the exons ATGAATCAAG AAAAGCCACAGCTGGCACTGCTGATCAGCAGTGTGCTGCTTCTGGCGATCTGCGCGTCGGGGATCGTCGGCAACGTGATGGTGGTCCTGGCGGTGCTCACGACCAAACACATGAGGACTCCGACCAACTGCTACCTGGTGAGTCTGGCGGTGGCCGATCTGATGGTGCTGACCGCAGCCGGCTTGCCGGCGTTCACCGACAGCATCTTCGGGTCGTGGGTGTTCGGCTACTACGGCTGCCTCGGCATCACCTACTTCCAGTACCTCGGGATCAACGCGTCCTCGTGCTCCATCACCGCGTTCACCATAGAGAGGTACATCGCCATCTGTCACCCGATCAAAGCGCAGTTCCTGTGCACGCTGTCCCGGGCCAAAAAGATCATTCTGGTGGTGTGGGCGTTCACGTCTCTGTACTGCGTGATGTGGTTCTACCTGTcggacctccagcagctggtgtaTGACAACGTCACCATCATCGCGTGCGGGTACAGGGTCCCCAGGAAGTTATACGTGCCGGTTTACTTCTTTGACTTCGCCGTCTTCTTCGTGGTTCCGCTGCTGCTCTCCGCGGTCCTGTACGGACTCATCGGCCGGATCCTCTTCCTCAACCCGCTGCCCTCCGACcccaaggacaagaagaagaagaagaagaagacgaagaagaacgCGCCGAGCAACGGCGCCAACGACACGAGGAACAGCTGCAGGAACTCGCGTCACTCCAGGTCCACGGCGACCTCGCGCCGACAGGTGGGTGCCACGTGCGTCCGTCTTAAAACAAGGGAATCAAAGACGAGTACAAATATGAGGaccatttttttaacttaa
- the LOC134132172 gene encoding oxygen-dependent coproporphyrinogen-III oxidase, mitochondrial-like, with protein sequence MSHFKRLASSAASRLTLSPSSCSSKPLTLLPGSRWLSRGCGVRFVSQGTAGRAAGCGRARRGALALSGAAALTAAVAGFLANADHFQRADMATKAPRAAAEKEPQGDISERCRGFMSPPVTEIGVLQESSGEMRTRMEMLIMETQADFCNALQEVDGGTFKVDRRQRNEGGGGISCVMQDGKVFEKAGVNVSVVFGNLTEEAAKQMRSRGKVLKGKDGKLPFCAMGVSSVIHPKNPHIPTVHFNYRYFEIEAEDGSCLVPEEAQTGTGAPADWQ encoded by the exons ATGTCACACTTCAAGAGGCTCGCCAGCTCGGCGGCGTCACGTTTGACGTTGTcccccagcagctgcagcagcaagccGCTGACTCTCCTTCCGGGTTCAAGATGGCTTTCCAGGGGCTGTGGCGTGCGCTTCGTGTCCCAGGGGACCGCAGGCAGAGCCGCCGGCTGCGGGCGAGCCAGACGGGGAGCCCTGGCGCTCAGCGGAGCCGCGGCACTGACAGCGGCCGTGGCGGGTTTTTTAGCCAACGCCGACCACTTCCAGCGTGCCGACATGGCCACGAAGGCGCCCCGAGCCGCCGCGGAGAAGGAACCGCAGGGGGATATCTCCGAGAGGTGCCGGGGCTTCATGTCTCCTCCGGTGACCGAAATCGGCGTGCTGCAGGAGAGCAGCGGGGAGATGCGCACGAGGATGGAGATGCTCATCATGGAGACGCAGGCCGACTTCTGCAACGCCCTGCAGGAGGTGGACGGCGGGACGTTCAAGGTGGACCGGAGGCAGAGAAATGAAG GTGGCGGAGGGATCAGCTGTGTGATGCAGGATGGAAAGGTGTTTGAGAAGGCCGGAGTCAATGTGTCCGTGGTGTTTGGGAACCTGACTGAGGAGGCCGCCAAGCaaatgaggagcagagggaaagtCCTCAAAGGGAAAGATG GTAAGCTGCCGTTCTGTGCCATGGGTGTGAGCTCCGTCATCCACCCCAAGAACCCCCACATCCCCACCGTGCACTTCAACTACAGATACTTTGAGATCGAGGCGGAAGATG